CTGTGGAGGACACCGTGCCCAAGACACTCGTCATCGCCGAGAAGAGATCGGTTGCCCAGGACATCAGCAAGTCGCTCGGGGGGTTCCAGCCGTTCGAGGGGTTCTTCGAGAGCGACCGCTATGTGGTGGGCTGGGCCTCGGGACACCTGCTCGAGCTCAAGGAGCCAGAAGATCTCGACGACAAGTACAAGTCGTGGAAGCTCGAAGATCTGCCCATCCTCCCCGACCCCTTCGAGCTCAAGGCAAAGACGAAGCAGACCCAGTTGCTCGGCACGCTGAAGAAGCTGCTGGCCCGCTCCGACGTGAGCGACATCGTGAATGCCTGCGACGCAGGCCGCGAAGGGGAGCTCATCTTCCGCGAGATCGTCACATGGGCGAAGGTGAACAAGCCCGTGCGACGCCTGTGGCTGCAGTCGATGACGCCAGACGCCATTCGCGAGGGCTTCAAGCAGCTTCGCCCCAGCAAGGAGTACGACGGCCTGGGTGACGCGGCGCAGTGCCGCTCCGAGGCAGACTGGCTCATCGGCATGAATGTGACCCGCGCCCTCACCCGCCGCCTCAAGATGCGCTTCGAGAACGGAGCCTGGTCGGTGGGACGCGTGCAGACGCCCACACTGGCGCTGCTCGTCGAGCGCGAACTCGAGATCGCGCGCCATCGCCCCGAGCCTTTCTGGCGCATCCAGGCCACCTTCCAGGCACCCGACCATGCCTATGAGGGAACGTGGTTCGACCCGACCTTCAAACCCGACCCGGACAGTCCGCGAAAAGATGACTGGATCACCGATGCAGCCAAGGTCTCGGCCGTTCTCGACGCGGTGCGCGGCAAGCCGGGGCTTGCGCGAGAGACCCGAAAGCCGCAGAGCGAGGCGGCCCCTCCCCTGTTCGATCTCACCAGCCTGCAGCGCGAGGCCAACCGACGCATGGGCTTCTCGGCGCGCCGCACGCTCTCGGCCGCGCAGGGCCTCTATGAGACCCACAAGCTCATCACCTACCCGCGTACCGACTCGAAGTGCCTTCCCAACGATTACGTGCCCGTAGTGAACCAGGTCGTGGGCGTGCTCGCTTCAACCGGAGCCCCGTGGAGCTCGGCAGCCCGCACCCTGCAGCGCGCGGGGCTGAAGAACCAGGGCAAGGTGTTCAACGACAAAGGGGTCAGCGATCACTTCGCCATCATTCCCACCCCCGAGCGCGCGGGACACCTCAGCAACGACGAGGCCAAGGTCTACGACCTCATCGTGCGGCGCTTCCTCGCCGCCTTCTACCCGCCCGCCACCTGGACCAGGGTGGAGCGCATCACCGAGGTGGGCGGTGAGTCGTTCCGCTCACGCTCACGCTACCTCATCGAGCCCGGATGGTACGAAGCCTACGGCAAGGAGGCCGCCGAGGCGGAGGGCTCCTCGCTGCCTCCGCTGGCACCGGGAAAAGACGCCGCAGATGGCGTGGGAGTCAAGAACATCAATGCAGAGAGCGACGCCGAAGAGACGCGTCCCCCGGCACGCATCACCGAAGCGCGCATCCTGTCGCTCATGGAGCACGCGGGCAAGCAGGTCGAAGACGAGGAGCTGTCGAGCTTTCTGGCCGACAAGGGGCTCGGAACGCCGGCCACCCGCGCCGAGATCATCGAGAACCTGGTCAGCAAGCAGTACGCGATGCGCTCCGACCGGGCGCTTCGCGCCACCCCGAAGGGCATTCTGCTCATCGACCTGCTGCGGCGCATCGAGGCCCGCGTGCTGGCCTCGCCTGAGCTCACCGGCGAGATGGAGAAGCATCTGCGCGATGTCGAGCACGGCGAGCGCGCACGCCGCGACTACATGAACGAGATGACCGAGTTCACCAAGGAGATGGTGGTGAAGTCGAAGGGCTTCGACTACAACGACATCTACGGCCACGAAGCGCCCCTGGGGAGCTGCCCCGTGTGCAAGCACGGCAAGGTCATCGAGAAGATGCGCCTCTACTCTTGCGAGCACAACATCGGAAAGGATCAGGGCTGTCCGTTCAACGTCTGGAAGGACCGCAACGGGCGCTACATCGATCGGCTCACCATGGAGGAGCTGCTGCACAAGGGCGAGACCCCCGTCATCGAAGGCTTCGTGACGCGGCGCGGAGATGGCTACAAGGCCGCGCTCCGGCTCACCGCCGAGAGCAAGGTCGAGCTCGTGGGTGACGTGCCGACCGGTGGCGGAGGTGAAGAGGGCGCCGAGACCCCCACCTTCGAGGTCGACGAGACCCCTGTCGGGCCCTGTCCCTATGACCCCGCGCACTGCCAGGTGGTGGAGACCCCGACCCACTTCCAGTGCCAGGGCCGCTGTCTCGAGCGCAAACCCAACAAGAAGCGCAAAGGACCGTCGTCGCTGCCTCGCCTCGTGTGCAAGCGCGAGATGACCCGCACCGATGCCGAGGCCTACTTCTCGAGCGTGGCCGAGACCCCCATCATCGAAGACTTCGTCTCGAAGTACGGGCGCAACTTCAAGGCCAAGCTGGTACGCAAGGACACGGGTCGTCACGGCTTCGAGTTCCCGCCCCGCGCGCCGCGCGCACGCAAGGGCAAGGGCGGCGAGGAAGGCGAAGGCGCAGCAGAGGCGGCCGCGCCCAGGCGCGCTCCCGCGAAGAAGGCAGCAGGCAAGAAGACCGCGGCGGTCAAGGCCACGGCCAAGAAAGCCACGGCCAAGAAGAGCGCCCCCAAGAAGGCGGCCGCGAAGAAAGTCGCCACGAAGAAGGCCTGACCGCCCGCGTCGCTTCTGTCGAGCGCGCTGGGCAGGTCACTCGGGAAGCGTCACCGATCGGGTGAGGCGGAAGCGTGCCGTCTGGCCGTTGGCCGAGTCCGGCCCGACCCACACCTGAAATTCGCCTGCCTCCGCTCCGTAGGTCATGTCCTTGCGGTGAAAGGCCAGATCAGCTGCACGCAGCGTGAAGGTGACCACACGAGCCTCACCCGCAGCGATGCGCACCTTCTCGAAGCCGCGCATCTCTCTGACGGGGCGGGTCACCCCTTCTCCCACGAGGTCGCGCACATAGAGCTGCGCCACCTCTTCGCCATCGCGGCTGCCGCTGTTGGTCACCTTCACCTCAACGGTGAGCGTGCCATCCGGATCGAGCGCCGTGCTGCTGAGCTTCAGCG
This genomic stretch from Pseudomonadota bacterium harbors:
- the topB gene encoding DNA topoisomerase III; the protein is MEDTVPKTLVIAEKRSVAQDISKSLGGFQPFEGFFESDRYVVGWASGHLLELKEPEDLDDKYKSWKLEDLPILPDPFELKAKTKQTQLLGTLKKLLARSDVSDIVNACDAGREGELIFREIVTWAKVNKPVRRLWLQSMTPDAIREGFKQLRPSKEYDGLGDAAQCRSEADWLIGMNVTRALTRRLKMRFENGAWSVGRVQTPTLALLVERELEIARHRPEPFWRIQATFQAPDHAYEGTWFDPTFKPDPDSPRKDDWITDAAKVSAVLDAVRGKPGLARETRKPQSEAAPPLFDLTSLQREANRRMGFSARRTLSAAQGLYETHKLITYPRTDSKCLPNDYVPVVNQVVGVLASTGAPWSSAARTLQRAGLKNQGKVFNDKGVSDHFAIIPTPERAGHLSNDEAKVYDLIVRRFLAAFYPPATWTRVERITEVGGESFRSRSRYLIEPGWYEAYGKEAAEAEGSSLPPLAPGKDAADGVGVKNINAESDAEETRPPARITEARILSLMEHAGKQVEDEELSSFLADKGLGTPATRAEIIENLVSKQYAMRSDRALRATPKGILLIDLLRRIEARVLASPELTGEMEKHLRDVEHGERARRDYMNEMTEFTKEMVVKSKGFDYNDIYGHEAPLGSCPVCKHGKVIEKMRLYSCEHNIGKDQGCPFNVWKDRNGRYIDRLTMEELLHKGETPVIEGFVTRRGDGYKAALRLTAESKVELVGDVPTGGGGEEGAETPTFEVDETPVGPCPYDPAHCQVVETPTHFQCQGRCLERKPNKKRKGPSSLPRLVCKREMTRTDAEAYFSSVAETPIIEDFVSKYGRNFKAKLVRKDTGRHGFEFPPRAPRARKGKGGEEGEGAAEAAAPRRAPAKKAAGKKTAAVKATAKKATAKKSAPKKAAAKKVATKKA